In Dermacentor silvarum isolate Dsil-2018 chromosome 2, BIME_Dsil_1.4, whole genome shotgun sequence, the following proteins share a genomic window:
- the LOC119440731 gene encoding estradiol 17-beta-dehydrogenase 8-like isoform X2 has product MSKLKDRTALVTGAGSGIGRCVCDALAAQGARVVAADCNLDSAVETVSRLPEGTARHVAWHVDVTSNASVTSLFDCIRNYSELPPVSIVVCCAGVSRGGRIIDLNRAVFDQVIDVNLKGTFVTVQAAVNEMLARGVEQGSVVTVSSIVALTGLRHHSAYAASKAAIIAFTKTAALELAPHGIRCNVVLPGFTDTPMTADTSDKDRANIIARTPLGRMARPEEIARVVRFLCDEADSSFVTGAAFEVTGGLHM; this is encoded by the exons ATGTCGAAGCTCAAGGACCGGACTGCACTGGTGACTGGCGCGGGCAGCGGCATCGGGCGCTGCGTGTGCGACGCACTGGCAGCCCAGGGCGCTCGAGTGGTGGCTGCAGACTGCAACTTGGACTCCGCCGTCGAGACTGTGTCTCGGTTACCCGAAG GAACTGCGCGCCACGTTGCTTGGCACGTCGACGTCACCAGCAACGCGTCAGTGACGTCCTTGTTCGATTGCATTCGCAATTATTCGGAGCTGCCACCAGTCAGCATCGTTGTCTGCTGCGCCGGAGTCTCGAGAGGCGGCAGAATAATCGACCTGAATCGGGCGGTCTTCGACCAAGTGATCGATGTCAATCTAAAG GGCACGTTTGTGACTGTGCAAGCTGCAGTCAACGAGATGCTGGCGCGAGGCGTGGAACAAGGCTCCGTGGTAACTGTGTCCAGCATCGTGGCCCTGACGGGCCTGAGGCATCACAGCGCGTACGCCGCCTCCAAGGCTGCCATCATAGCCTTCACCAAGACGGCGGCGCTCGAGCTGGCGCCTCACGGCATACGCTGTAACGTCGTACTGCCGGGCTTTACCGACACCCCCATGACAGCCGACACGAGCGACAAGGACCGCGCTAACATCATCGCCCGCACGCCCCTCGGTCGGATGGCGCGACCCGAGGAGATCGCCAGAGTCGTCCGGTTCCTGTGCGACGAAGCGGACAGTTCGTTCGTCACAGGAGCCGCCTTCGAAGTCACCGGCGGTCTTCACATGTGA
- the LOC119440731 gene encoding (3R)-3-hydroxyacyl-CoA dehydrogenase-like isoform X1, which yields MQLVLLLRTPNEVIGKMNALRRNTHPVSASLPEVLTMSKLKDRTALVTGAGSGIGRCVCDALAAQGARVVAADCNLDSAVETVSRLPEGTARHVAWHVDVTSNASVTSLFDCIRNYSELPPVSIVVCCAGVSRGGRIIDLNRAVFDQVIDVNLKGTFVTVQAAVNEMLARGVEQGSVVTVSSIVALTGLRHHSAYAASKAAIIAFTKTAALELAPHGIRCNVVLPGFTDTPMTADTSDKDRANIIARTPLGRMARPEEIARVVRFLCDEADSSFVTGAAFEVTGGLHM from the exons ATGCAGCTCGTCTTGCTATTGCGGACTCCGAACGAAGTAATCGGCAAAATG aatgcttTGAGACGGAACACGCATCCCGTTAGCGCATCGCTGCCCGAAGTGTTGACGATGTCGAAGCTCAAGGACCGGACTGCACTGGTGACTGGCGCGGGCAGCGGCATCGGGCGCTGCGTGTGCGACGCACTGGCAGCCCAGGGCGCTCGAGTGGTGGCTGCAGACTGCAACTTGGACTCCGCCGTCGAGACTGTGTCTCGGTTACCCGAAG GAACTGCGCGCCACGTTGCTTGGCACGTCGACGTCACCAGCAACGCGTCAGTGACGTCCTTGTTCGATTGCATTCGCAATTATTCGGAGCTGCCACCAGTCAGCATCGTTGTCTGCTGCGCCGGAGTCTCGAGAGGCGGCAGAATAATCGACCTGAATCGGGCGGTCTTCGACCAAGTGATCGATGTCAATCTAAAG GGCACGTTTGTGACTGTGCAAGCTGCAGTCAACGAGATGCTGGCGCGAGGCGTGGAACAAGGCTCCGTGGTAACTGTGTCCAGCATCGTGGCCCTGACGGGCCTGAGGCATCACAGCGCGTACGCCGCCTCCAAGGCTGCCATCATAGCCTTCACCAAGACGGCGGCGCTCGAGCTGGCGCCTCACGGCATACGCTGTAACGTCGTACTGCCGGGCTTTACCGACACCCCCATGACAGCCGACACGAGCGACAAGGACCGCGCTAACATCATCGCCCGCACGCCCCTCGGTCGGATGGCGCGACCCGAGGAGATCGCCAGAGTCGTCCGGTTCCTGTGCGACGAAGCGGACAGTTCGTTCGTCACAGGAGCCGCCTTCGAAGTCACCGGCGGTCTTCACATGTGA